A window from Tenacibaculum singaporense encodes these proteins:
- a CDS encoding HD family phosphohydrolase — MNDLINRLYKNNTIIYKVLLFLITVIAIVYLFPKGGQFKYDFPQGKPWQYDNLYAPFDFAIQKTPEEIEAEKKELENSSKKYFVVDTSIKTEVFRSFTNQVTNIDSLSTSAIRDLIREGEKLIDKIYLYGFLDDASIDKANRGDVIILRKGNSIDDVPFSRLVQSKDILSFLRTNTEGLQYYKQRLLINYLSNNLRPNVTYDYKYSEKELNERLQGISYAKGKVSKGELIILKGDIVEGRKYNVLKSYEVASSSRIWTKSNYYWIVFGYTILVALALLMLLLFLERYRFETFNDNNKVTFIFFNIFLMIFVQTMVVKYNSDYLYVVPLSILPIVLKAFFDARLGLFTHVLTVLLLGFIVPNSFEFIYLHIIAGIVTILTVSELYKRASLFMSIGQITLIYMVTYFAFSILKEGNADKINWMYFGLFAANGLLSFLAVFFIYFYEKLFGLVSDVTLLELSNTNSKLLRDLNEKAPGTFQHSMQVANLAEAAANEIGANSMLVRTGALYHDIGKMVNPMYFTENQSTGVNPHNDLLPVDSARIILDHVINGIEIAKKNKLPDRIIDFIRTHHGTSVTYYFYKQEQENNPDVDIQKFQYQGPIPFSKETAILMMCDAAEAASKSLKNPTAQSIDVLIDRIIDKQKNDNQFINSDITFREIEKIKKIIKNKLMNIYHLRVEYPE, encoded by the coding sequence ATGAACGATTTAATCAACAGACTGTACAAGAATAACACGATAATTTACAAAGTATTGTTATTCTTAATTACAGTAATTGCTATTGTGTATTTGTTTCCTAAAGGAGGACAGTTTAAGTATGATTTTCCGCAAGGAAAACCTTGGCAATATGATAATTTATATGCTCCATTTGATTTTGCCATTCAAAAGACTCCAGAAGAGATTGAAGCTGAGAAAAAAGAACTTGAAAATAGTTCAAAAAAATATTTTGTAGTTGATACATCGATAAAAACAGAAGTATTCCGTTCATTTACTAATCAAGTTACAAATATAGACTCTTTATCAACTAGTGCTATTAGAGATTTAATTAGAGAAGGAGAAAAACTTATTGATAAAATATATCTGTATGGTTTTCTAGATGATGCAAGTATTGATAAAGCAAATAGAGGAGATGTAATAATATTACGAAAAGGAAACTCTATTGATGATGTTCCGTTTTCAAGGTTAGTACAATCAAAAGATATTTTAAGCTTTTTAAGAACAAATACAGAGGGACTTCAGTACTATAAACAACGTCTTCTAATAAACTATTTGTCAAATAATTTGCGCCCTAACGTAACCTACGATTATAAATACAGTGAAAAGGAGTTAAATGAACGTTTACAAGGTATTTCTTATGCAAAAGGAAAAGTTTCAAAAGGAGAATTAATTATTTTAAAAGGAGATATTGTTGAAGGAAGAAAGTATAATGTTTTAAAGTCGTATGAAGTAGCATCAAGCTCTAGAATTTGGACAAAATCTAATTATTATTGGATTGTATTTGGATACACAATTTTAGTAGCCCTAGCATTATTGATGTTATTATTGTTTTTAGAAAGATATAGGTTTGAAACTTTTAATGATAATAATAAAGTAACCTTTATTTTCTTCAATATCTTTTTAATGATTTTTGTACAAACGATGGTGGTAAAATACAATTCTGATTATTTGTATGTTGTTCCGTTAAGTATTTTACCAATTGTACTAAAAGCTTTTTTTGATGCTAGATTAGGTTTGTTTACTCATGTACTTACCGTATTGTTATTAGGGTTTATTGTACCAAATAGTTTTGAGTTTATTTATTTACATATTATAGCGGGAATTGTAACCATATTAACGGTTTCTGAATTATATAAAAGAGCAAGTTTGTTTATGTCTATTGGACAAATAACGCTAATTTATATGGTTACTTATTTTGCCTTTTCTATTTTAAAAGAAGGGAATGCAGATAAGATAAATTGGATGTATTTTGGTCTATTTGCAGCTAACGGATTGTTATCGTTCTTAGCAGTGTTTTTTATCTATTTTTATGAAAAGCTTTTCGGGTTGGTTTCTGATGTAACTTTATTAGAGCTTTCTAATACAAATTCAAAACTATTAAGAGATTTAAACGAGAAAGCACCAGGAACGTTCCAACATTCCATGCAGGTGGCTAATTTAGCTGAAGCAGCAGCAAATGAAATAGGAGCGAACTCTATGCTAGTAAGAACAGGAGCTTTATATCACGATATTGGTAAAATGGTAAATCCAATGTATTTCACCGAAAATCAATCCACAGGAGTTAACCCACATAATGATTTATTACCAGTAGATAGTGCACGTATTATTTTAGATCACGTAATTAACGGAATTGAAATAGCTAAAAAGAATAAATTACCAGATAGGATTATAGACTTTATCCGTACACACCATGGAACAAGCGTTACCTATTACTTTTATAAACAAGAACAAGAAAACAATCCAGATGTTGATATTCAGAAGTTTCAATACCAAGGACCAATTCCGTTTTCAAAAGAAACAGCCATTTTAATGATGTGTGATGCAGCAGAAGCTGCTTCTAAAAGTTTAAAAAATCCGACAGCACAATCGATAGATGTGTTAATTGATAGAATTATAGACAAGCAAAAAAACGATAATCAGTTCATAAATTCTGATATTACTTTTAGAGAAATAGAAAAAATTAAAAAAATTATTAAGAATAAGTTAATGAATATCTATCACTTACGAGTTGAGTACCCAGAATAG
- a CDS encoding site-specific integrase, producing the protein MNNSKIHILFFIQKNRINKRGNSPMRCRITYNKQRKDFSTGLFINPNYWDSKKQKLLSKAENSEIVNTQLSLISQKINEAFLLLQLQQDNFDVDDIYSQYKGENIRTEKTLLELYDLHNNATKALIGIDFNETSWGRYIENKRKVAEFIKHKYKRSDIKLNQLELKFIKDLEYYFKTNKKLSQATINRSLQRLKKIINYGIAENYLDRNPFILHKPTKYKIKLVYLTAEELKDIEEYTFIQPRLQQVKDLFVFCCYTGLAYQEMSMLSEKHIKVGFDGNKWIEMYRKKTGSKISVPILPKAQKILDKYDNFFPKISNQRFNSYLKEILEVLGIEKKLTHHNARKTFATTILLSNGVSMEVVSELLGHSRLQVTQEHYAKVVKVKVSKEINSLKNKIENT; encoded by the coding sequence ATGAATAACAGTAAAATACATATACTATTTTTTATTCAGAAAAACAGAATAAATAAAAGAGGTAATAGTCCTATGAGATGTAGGATAACTTATAATAAACAGAGAAAAGATTTCTCTACAGGATTATTTATAAACCCCAATTACTGGGATAGCAAAAAACAGAAGCTTTTAAGTAAAGCAGAAAACTCAGAAATTGTAAATACACAATTAAGCCTTATTAGTCAAAAGATTAATGAGGCTTTTTTATTACTGCAACTTCAGCAAGATAATTTTGACGTAGATGATATTTATAGTCAATATAAGGGAGAAAACATCAGAACTGAAAAGACACTTTTAGAGTTGTATGACCTACATAACAATGCAACCAAAGCATTAATAGGTATAGATTTTAATGAAACTTCTTGGGGGAGATATATCGAAAACAAACGCAAAGTAGCTGAATTTATAAAACATAAATACAAGAGGTCAGATATAAAATTAAACCAGCTTGAACTGAAGTTTATAAAGGATTTAGAATACTATTTTAAAACTAACAAGAAGTTAAGTCAAGCAACAATTAATAGGAGTTTACAGAGATTAAAAAAGATTATTAATTATGGTATCGCTGAAAATTACTTAGATAGAAATCCTTTTATTCTACATAAACCTACTAAATATAAAATCAAGCTAGTTTATCTTACTGCAGAGGAGCTAAAAGATATAGAGGAATACACTTTTATACAACCAAGATTACAACAAGTAAAAGATTTATTTGTTTTTTGTTGTTATACAGGTTTAGCGTATCAAGAAATGTCAATGTTATCAGAAAAACATATTAAAGTAGGGTTTGATGGCAATAAATGGATTGAAATGTATAGAAAGAAAACTGGGTCTAAAATTTCAGTTCCAATTCTACCAAAAGCCCAAAAGATTCTTGACAAGTATGACAACTTTTTTCCTAAGATTAGTAATCAAAGGTTTAACTCATATTTAAAAGAAATATTAGAAGTTTTAGGAATAGAGAAGAAGCTTACTCATCATAATGCAAGAAAAACTTTTGCAACTACTATTTTATTATCAAATGGAGTATCTATGGAGGTTGTATCAGAATTGTTAGGACATTCAAGATTACAGGTTACGCAAGAACATTATGCTAAAGTTGTAAAGGTCAAGGTAAGTAAGGAAATTAACAGCTTGAAAAATAAGATTGAAAATACCTAG
- a CDS encoding lipocalin family protein — translation MKKTIILTLTIISLLSCSSSDENLTNSIVGNWKITSHSDLSTLNDCIEQSTLNFGSNSDFTINFYEKNGDNCDRQISTGNYSETGTNEYTLQSDSFGSNENVTVIVNGNNLTMKSSNSTTTRTIGYQRQ, via the coding sequence ATGAAAAAAACAATTATTTTAACATTAACAATCATCTCATTATTATCATGTTCATCAAGTGATGAAAACCTAACAAATTCAATAGTTGGAAATTGGAAAATAACAAGTCATTCTGATTTATCTACATTGAATGATTGTATTGAACAATCAACACTAAACTTTGGCTCTAATAGTGACTTTACAATTAATTTTTATGAAAAAAATGGAGATAATTGTGATAGACAAATTTCAACAGGAAATTATAGTGAAACAGGAACTAATGAATATACACTACAATCAGATAGTTTTGGTTCAAATGAAAACGTAACAGTAATAGTTAATGGGAATAATTTGACTATGAAATCTTCTAACTCTACAACAACAAGAACTATAGGATATCAAAGACAATAA
- a CDS encoding AAA family ATPase has protein sequence MQLQQAQRHQVKLRLGLSGASGFGKTMSALLLAYGITEDWNKIAVIDTENNSASLYSHLGNFNVLNLNEPYNPERYIQAIKVCENANIEVIIIDSITHEWNGKGGCLQLHEQLGGRFQDWAKITPRHNAFIDAILQSKCHIITTARRKIDYSLDTGNNGRTKVVKHGTKEITREGFEYELTVNFELINDKHLAKASKDRTGLFMNKPEFVIGTGTGKRLIQWCNQGISIEQAKKEIAECTTVEGLRHLYQKYSGLQKQLHQTIVERKEAIENISSQVVKDNQIVKSSENEINSQ, from the coding sequence ATGCAACTACAACAAGCACAAAGACACCAAGTAAAATTAAGATTAGGATTGTCAGGAGCATCAGGTTTTGGAAAAACTATGAGTGCCTTATTGTTAGCCTATGGAATTACAGAAGATTGGAACAAAATTGCAGTTATTGATACAGAAAACAACAGCGCAAGTTTATACTCTCATTTAGGTAATTTCAATGTCTTAAACCTTAATGAACCTTATAATCCAGAAAGATATATCCAAGCCATTAAAGTATGTGAAAATGCCAATATTGAAGTAATTATTATTGATAGTATTACACACGAATGGAATGGAAAAGGTGGTTGTTTACAACTACACGAACAATTGGGTGGAAGATTCCAAGATTGGGCAAAAATAACCCCACGTCATAACGCATTTATAGATGCAATTCTTCAATCAAAATGCCACATCATTACAACAGCAAGAAGAAAGATAGATTATTCTTTAGACACAGGTAACAACGGAAGAACCAAAGTAGTAAAACACGGAACTAAAGAGATTACTCGTGAAGGATTTGAATATGAACTCACCGTAAATTTTGAATTGATAAATGATAAGCATTTAGCAAAGGCAAGTAAAGACAGAACAGGCTTATTTATGAATAAACCAGAATTTGTCATTGGTACAGGAACAGGTAAAAGATTAATTCAATGGTGTAATCAAGGAATTTCAATAGAACAAGCCAAAAAAGAAATTGCTGAATGCACAACAGTTGAGGGTTTAAGACACCTTTATCAAAAATATAGCGGATTGCAAAAACAACTACATCAAACCATAGTTGAACGCAAAGAAGCTATTGAAAATATAAGTAGCCAAGTAGTAAAAGATAATCAAATTGTAAAATCATCAGAAAATGAAATTAATAGCCAATAA
- a CDS encoding DUF3871 family protein — MKLIANNNPTQMIQNVSEIIQKPSSKFIEANTSEVTLEHIKKDCIIPVFAKDNETTISHYEFIDATKEVAQSLFSNEISRPAIRVSHQIKGRIPSAIGKPVKELKDHEKTIYYERMAFMMKVPQRQVVVNNQILNLTIGGVRAYNQENLFSKKSIEKFKVFIGFKNTVCTNLCISTDGLKSEIRVSSISELQEAIHHLIMNYNEEAHLGNLEKLSKYHLKESEFAHLVGKMKMYHFLNKRGKQGKFPLQLTDSQISIVVKDYFTDDNFSRNKNEMIDLWNVYNLFTGANKSSYIDNCLERNVNAYEFMQNISNSIETETYNWFLHNYNIAIS, encoded by the coding sequence ATGAAATTAATAGCCAATAACAACCCAACTCAAATGATACAAAACGTATCAGAAATCATTCAGAAGCCATCAAGTAAATTCATTGAAGCAAATACATCAGAAGTTACATTAGAACACATTAAAAAGGATTGTATTATTCCTGTTTTTGCAAAGGATAATGAAACTACTATTTCACATTATGAATTTATCGATGCAACTAAAGAAGTAGCACAATCTTTATTTTCTAATGAAATTTCAAGACCAGCAATAAGGGTTTCTCATCAAATTAAAGGAAGAATTCCAAGTGCTATTGGTAAACCAGTCAAGGAACTAAAAGACCACGAAAAAACCATTTATTACGAAAGAATGGCTTTTATGATGAAAGTTCCTCAACGGCAAGTAGTCGTAAATAATCAAATCCTAAATCTCACTATTGGTGGTGTTAGAGCTTACAACCAAGAGAATTTATTCAGTAAAAAATCTATTGAAAAATTCAAAGTTTTCATTGGGTTTAAAAACACGGTATGCACGAATCTTTGTATCAGTACTGACGGATTGAAATCAGAAATTAGAGTAAGTAGTATTTCAGAATTACAAGAAGCTATCCATCACCTTATAATGAACTATAATGAAGAAGCACATCTTGGAAATTTAGAAAAACTCTCTAAATATCATTTAAAAGAAAGTGAGTTTGCTCATTTGGTTGGTAAGATGAAAATGTATCATTTTCTCAATAAAAGAGGTAAGCAAGGTAAGTTTCCTTTGCAATTAACAGATTCGCAAATATCAATAGTTGTCAAAGATTATTTTACTGATGATAATTTCAGTAGAAATAAAAATGAAATGATTGACTTATGGAATGTCTACAATTTATTTACAGGAGCTAACAAATCATCCTACATAGATAATTGTTTAGAGCGAAATGTCAATGCATACGAGTTTATGCAAAACATCAGTAATTCCATAGAAACTGAAACTTACAACTGGTTTCTTCATAATTATAATATAGCTATTTCGTAA
- a CDS encoding primase-helicase family protein has translation MKEFRFWKNEEGKVSISNAKLLKFLEVNGFMRIRLSATNFMLVRKNDNKIRQTSESEIISFVNAYLIMHKLYDVQEQLVKGIGNYISSKKLCFLPTEDLPNDRDSRDKGIMYFKNCYCEITKDEINIRNYSELPHVIWENRLVDFEYAKPDKTKIGQFEQFCMNITGRDEVRFEVLKTILGYLAHRSKERGETKAVILYDQNMLLNEKTHGGTGKTLLMDAISMIRELEKFDGKSIKSDSWFKNQRINITTDVIVYDDLNKNVSLEMFYSMLTTGVEIEKKRKDAFYIPFELSPKIVITSNYPIKGPGGSSDKRRRYEFELANYYNEKFTPETDFKNRFFDKYWGNDEWNKFYEFLMRCLQSYLDQGLLEAKKINIKKNSLIEKTSREFVEFADEYLKFNIEYDKRDVGSFYNEFYPDNQVTPHRFTKWLKEFCQENDASLELVSTGGKYKFKMIEKVVKDDKNSL, from the coding sequence ATGAAAGAATTCCGTTTTTGGAAAAATGAAGAAGGTAAAGTAAGTATTTCAAATGCAAAATTATTGAAGTTTTTAGAAGTAAATGGATTTATGAGGATAAGGTTATCAGCGACAAATTTTATGTTGGTTAGAAAAAATGATAACAAAATTAGGCAAACGTCAGAAAGTGAAATCATAAGTTTTGTAAATGCATATCTAATTATGCATAAGCTTTATGATGTACAAGAACAGTTAGTTAAAGGTATCGGTAATTATATTTCAAGTAAAAAATTATGCTTTTTACCAACTGAAGATTTACCTAATGATAGAGATAGTAGAGATAAAGGTATTATGTATTTCAAGAATTGTTATTGTGAAATAACTAAAGATGAAATCAATATCAGAAATTATAGTGAACTACCACATGTTATTTGGGAAAATAGACTTGTAGATTTTGAGTATGCTAAACCTGATAAAACTAAAATAGGGCAATTTGAACAGTTCTGTATGAATATTACAGGTAGAGATGAAGTTAGATTTGAAGTGCTGAAAACAATTTTAGGTTACCTAGCCCATAGAAGTAAAGAAAGAGGAGAAACTAAAGCAGTTATTCTATATGACCAGAATATGTTGTTGAATGAGAAAACACACGGAGGAACAGGCAAGACATTGTTGATGGATGCTATTTCAATGATTAGAGAGTTGGAAAAATTTGATGGTAAATCGATAAAATCAGATAGTTGGTTCAAAAATCAAAGAATAAACATTACAACAGATGTTATAGTTTATGATGATTTAAACAAGAATGTAAGTTTGGAAATGTTTTATTCAATGCTAACAACTGGAGTAGAAATAGAGAAAAAAAGAAAAGATGCTTTTTATATTCCTTTCGAACTATCACCTAAAATTGTGATTACATCAAATTATCCTATAAAAGGTCCTGGAGGTTCTTCTGATAAAAGAAGAAGATATGAATTTGAATTAGCAAATTATTATAATGAAAAATTCACCCCTGAAACAGATTTTAAGAATAGATTTTTTGATAAGTATTGGGGAAATGATGAATGGAATAAATTTTACGAGTTTCTTATGAGGTGTTTACAGTCATATTTGGATCAAGGTTTACTAGAGGCAAAAAAGATTAATATTAAAAAAAATAGCTTGATAGAAAAAACATCAAGAGAATTTGTAGAATTTGCTGATGAATATTTGAAGTTTAATATAGAATATGACAAGAGAGATGTTGGAAGTTTTTACAATGAATTTTATCCAGATAATCAAGTAACTCCTCATAGGTTTACTAAATGGTTAAAAGAGTTTTGCCAAGAAAATGACGCAAGTCTAGAGTTAGTTTCGACAGGAGGTAAGTACAAGTTTAAAATGATTGAAAAAGTTGTAAAAGATGACAAAAATAGTTTATAA
- a CDS encoding GIY-YIG nuclease family protein has protein sequence MTKIVYKVTNKETDEVYIGVTTKSVEERKKDHYQKSSIKQQRKFYKAIGTYSPDAFTWEQIDTASTNDELAKKEKNYILKYNSKEAGYNSDKGGGIKKTIYKYNLDGNYIDSFCCLKKAGESVGVKKQQISRACINKKNCKGFY, from the coding sequence ATGACAAAAATAGTTTATAAGGTTACAAATAAAGAGACTGATGAGGTTTATATAGGAGTTACAACAAAATCAGTAGAAGAAAGAAAAAAAGACCACTATCAAAAATCATCGATAAAACAACAAAGGAAGTTTTATAAGGCAATTGGGACGTACAGTCCCGATGCCTTTACTTGGGAACAGATAGATACTGCATCTACCAATGATGAATTAGCAAAAAAAGAAAAGAATTATATTTTGAAATACAATTCAAAAGAAGCAGGTTATAATTCTGATAAGGGAGGAGGTATTAAGAAGACTATTTACAAATATAATTTAGATGGTAATTATATTGATAGTTTCTGTTGTTTAAAAAAAGCAGGAGAGTCTGTTGGAGTGAAAAAACAACAAATTAGTAGAGCTTGTATAAATAAAAAAAACTGTAAAGGGTTTTATTGA
- a CDS encoding DNA cytosine methyltransferase — MKNAIDIFSGAGGMSIGACMAGIKIDLAIEFNSQAADTFKFNHPDTEVICEDIREVNIKDSYKRPFILFGGPPCQGFSISNTKTRNINNSNNSLFKEFVRMVKESKPKWFVFENVEGFVTFQKGSVLKQLCDEFALLGYSTSYKILKASDYGVPQNRNRFFMVGNNVGVDFSFPETNNIKVTVKQAISDLPNVNNGDVIEELPYKMGEVSEYAQLMRVNSNKSRQNFVSKNQDYVIERYKHISVGENWKSIPEELMKNYSNRANCHSGIYRRLHPDRPSVVIANYRKNMLIHPYEDRGLSVREAARLQSFPDNFIFKGSLMHIQQQIGNAVPPLLAKAVFEQIIELNEKNNL; from the coding sequence ATGAAAAATGCAATCGATATATTTAGCGGAGCAGGAGGAATGAGTATAGGAGCATGCATGGCTGGTATAAAGATTGATTTAGCAATAGAATTTAATTCACAAGCAGCTGATACATTTAAATTTAATCATCCTGATACAGAAGTTATTTGTGAAGATATTAGAGAAGTTAACATCAAAGATTCCTATAAAAGGCCATTTATACTTTTTGGAGGTCCGCCTTGCCAAGGATTTTCTATTTCTAATACTAAAACGAGGAACATAAATAATTCTAATAATTCGTTATTTAAGGAATTTGTTAGGATGGTAAAAGAAAGCAAGCCCAAATGGTTTGTTTTTGAAAACGTAGAAGGATTTGTTACTTTTCAAAAGGGAAGTGTTTTAAAACAATTATGCGATGAATTTGCTCTACTTGGGTATAGTACATCTTATAAAATTTTAAAAGCTTCTGATTATGGAGTTCCTCAAAATAGAAATAGGTTTTTTATGGTTGGAAATAATGTAGGTGTTGATTTTTCATTTCCTGAAACAAATAATATAAAAGTTACAGTTAAACAGGCTATTAGTGATTTACCAAATGTAAATAATGGTGATGTTATTGAAGAGCTTCCATACAAGATGGGAGAGGTTAGTGAGTATGCTCAATTAATGAGAGTAAATTCAAATAAATCTAGACAAAATTTTGTATCGAAGAATCAAGATTATGTAATTGAGAGGTATAAACATATTTCAGTAGGAGAAAATTGGAAATCAATTCCAGAAGAATTAATGAAAAATTATTCTAATAGGGCTAATTGTCATAGTGGTATTTATAGAAGATTACATCCTGATAGACCTTCAGTAGTAATTGCAAATTATAGGAAGAATATGTTAATTCATCCTTATGAAGACAGAGGGTTATCTGTGAGAGAAGCAGCTAGGCTTCAAAGTTTTCCAGATAATTTTATTTTTAAAGGAAGTTTAATGCATATTCAACAACAAATAGGTAACGCAGTACCTCCTTTATTGGCAAAAGCTGTTTTTGAACAAATAATTGAGTTGAATGAGAAAAATAATTTATAG
- a CDS encoding HD domain-containing protein, which produces MRIDLNEDIETEFLKFKDDLRYFPLGNDYVHIYKGFKTKFDKEIHPEVKVKILEIEKEGYYNDHGVDHIKMVIQRVSWILGDLNVTFKKEEEDSKFYISPYELFILLVAIQLHDTGHLIASRRDHARKGAELLTKFDSGKILSSGERQTISNIAKAHGGKDDPIGKLPSEDDISHKTIRPQFLAALLRLGDELAEDQTRASNFLLENKSIVPTSVIYHLYSASLQSVRVNGNELKLKFYISDEVLVKKFKVVTKNGEEEKFLLDEIYDRTYKTFTESIYCSRFLPEKCRINSVKVDVNLFNKNDDQNFKTLAYELRDSVYPGSNRESIFSKNESLFEGGKMIDGQNVLELIMKNREGKNEPV; this is translated from the coding sequence GTGAGAATTGATTTAAATGAAGACATAGAAACAGAGTTTCTTAAATTTAAGGATGATTTAAGGTATTTTCCTTTAGGAAATGACTATGTTCATATTTATAAGGGATTTAAAACTAAATTTGATAAAGAGATTCACCCCGAAGTAAAGGTTAAAATATTAGAAATAGAGAAAGAGGGGTATTATAATGATCATGGTGTTGACCATATTAAAATGGTAATTCAAAGAGTTTCGTGGATTCTGGGTGATTTAAATGTAACATTTAAAAAAGAGGAGGAGGATTCTAAATTTTATATATCCCCTTATGAGTTGTTTATATTATTGGTGGCGATTCAATTACATGATACAGGTCATTTAATTGCTTCAAGAAGAGATCATGCTAGAAAAGGTGCAGAATTATTAACTAAATTTGATAGTGGAAAAATTCTTAGTTCTGGTGAGCGTCAAACGATATCAAATATTGCCAAAGCTCATGGAGGAAAAGATGATCCAATAGGAAAATTACCTTCTGAGGATGATATTTCTCATAAGACAATAAGACCCCAATTTTTGGCTGCATTATTAAGATTAGGGGATGAACTTGCTGAAGATCAAACTAGGGCATCTAACTTTTTATTAGAAAATAAAAGCATTGTTCCTACAAGTGTCATATATCATTTGTATTCTGCTAGCTTACAGAGTGTAAGGGTTAATGGAAATGAATTAAAGTTAAAATTCTATATTTCTGATGAGGTTTTAGTTAAGAAATTTAAAGTCGTTACAAAAAATGGAGAAGAGGAAAAATTTCTTTTAGATGAAATATACGATAGAACTTATAAAACATTTACGGAAAGTATATATTGTAGCAGGTTTTTGCCTGAAAAATGTAGGATTAATTCGGTGAAGGTAGATGTTAATTTATTTAATAAAAATGATGATCAAAATTTTAAAACTCTTGCTTATGAACTTAGAGATAGTGTTTATCCCGGTTCAAACAGAGAATCTATTTTTTCAAAGAATGAATCACTGTTCGAAGGAGGTAAAATGATAGATGGTCAAAATGTTTTAGAGTTAATTATGAAAAATAGAGAAGGAAAGAATGAACCCGTTTGA